A single window of Thalassomonas viridans DNA harbors:
- the nrdD gene encoding anaerobic ribonucleoside-triphosphate reductase, with the protein MLQLSEQQLNTKKAFISDYFSAQNAADGSKLDANANVTEKNIATLEAELLKDCFIQINRTLVKDKINKLFSPALADEYQRQIRDHEIYVHDETSLKPYCTSISMYPFLLDGLTKLGGESKAPKHLESFCGSFVNLIFAVSAQFAGAVATVEFLTYFDYFARKEYGDNYLTSHKNAIENHLQHVVYAINQPAAARGYQSVFWNISVFDRFYFSSMFEDFVFPDFSKPSWQSVELLQKFFLNWINREREKAVLTFPVITAAMLTEDGQCKDRGFARELAEEKARGNSFFVYLSDSADSLASCCRLRNEISDNTFSYTLGAGGVATGSINVITINMNRLVQDGRDLAEEITKIQKYQVAYRKLMEDYFAKGALSVYNAGFISLDKQFLTIGINGMAEAAEYAGYRVGNNPEYKNFVSEHLKVIYHANQAARKTYGYMFNTEFVPAENLGVKNAKWDNKDGYRVNRDCYNSYFYLVEDEDTNHLDKFILHGREMTRYLDGGSALHLNLDEALTADAYLKLFDVAATTGCNYFCVNVKITICNQCEKIDKQTRSRCGYCGSDDIDYGTRVIGYLKRVTAFSQGRQKEHGLRHYHRKSA; encoded by the coding sequence ATGCTGCAGCTTAGTGAACAACAACTTAATACCAAAAAAGCCTTCATTAGCGACTACTTTTCCGCCCAAAATGCCGCCGACGGCTCTAAGCTCGATGCCAATGCCAATGTCACCGAAAAAAACATCGCAACCCTGGAAGCCGAGCTGCTTAAAGACTGTTTTATCCAGATCAACCGCACCCTGGTAAAAGATAAAATCAACAAGCTATTCTCCCCCGCCCTGGCGGATGAATACCAGAGACAAATCCGGGATCATGAAATTTATGTCCATGATGAAACCAGCCTGAAACCCTATTGCACCTCGATCAGCATGTACCCTTTCCTGCTCGACGGCCTGACCAAACTCGGCGGCGAGTCAAAAGCCCCCAAACACCTGGAGTCTTTTTGCGGCTCCTTCGTCAATCTCATTTTTGCCGTATCCGCCCAGTTTGCCGGGGCGGTGGCCACGGTCGAGTTTCTCACCTATTTCGACTATTTTGCCCGTAAAGAATATGGCGACAACTATTTAACCAGCCATAAAAACGCCATAGAAAACCACTTGCAGCATGTGGTGTATGCCATCAACCAGCCGGCGGCGGCTCGCGGCTACCAAAGCGTTTTTTGGAATATCTCGGTTTTCGACCGCTTTTACTTTAGCTCCATGTTTGAAGACTTTGTCTTTCCGGACTTTTCCAAACCCAGCTGGCAAAGCGTCGAGCTGCTGCAAAAGTTCTTCCTTAACTGGATCAACCGCGAGCGAGAAAAGGCGGTACTGACCTTCCCGGTGATCACCGCCGCCATGCTCACCGAAGACGGCCAGTGTAAAGACCGGGGCTTTGCCCGCGAACTGGCGGAAGAAAAAGCCCGCGGCAATTCGTTTTTTGTTTATCTGTCCGACAGCGCCGACTCCCTTGCCTCCTGCTGCCGGCTGCGTAATGAGATCTCCGACAATACCTTCTCCTATACCCTGGGAGCCGGCGGGGTCGCCACCGGCTCGATCAATGTCATCACCATCAATATGAACCGCCTGGTGCAGGACGGCCGGGACCTGGCGGAAGAGATCACTAAGATACAAAAATACCAGGTGGCCTACCGCAAACTGATGGAGGATTATTTTGCCAAAGGCGCCTTGTCTGTTTATAACGCCGGTTTTATCAGCCTGGACAAGCAGTTTCTCACCATAGGCATCAATGGTATGGCGGAAGCCGCCGAATATGCAGGGTACAGGGTAGGCAACAACCCTGAGTATAAAAATTTTGTCAGCGAACATTTAAAGGTGATTTACCACGCCAACCAGGCGGCAAGGAAAACCTACGGTTATATGTTCAATACCGAATTTGTCCCGGCAGAAAATCTCGGGGTGAAAAATGCCAAATGGGACAACAAGGACGGCTACCGGGTGAACCGGGACTGCTACAACTCCTACTTTTATTTAGTCGAGGATGAAGACACCAATCACCTGGATAAATTTATTTTGCACGGCAGGGAAATGACCCGGTATTTAGATGGCGGCTCGGCCCTGCACCTGAACCTGGACGAAGCACTCACCGCCGACGCCTACCTGAAACTGTTCGATGTGGCCGCCACCACAGGCTGCAATTATTTCTGCGTCAATGTCAAAATCACCATCTGCAACCAGTGTGAAAAAATAGACAAGCAAACCCGCAGCCGCTGCGGCTATTGCGGCAGTGATGATATCGACTACGGCACCCGGGTAATAGGTTACTTGAAACGGGTAACAGCCTTTAGCCAGGGACGACAGAAAGAACACGGCCTGCGCCACTATCATAGGAAGTCGGCATAA
- the nrdG gene encoding anaerobic ribonucleoside-triphosphate reductase activating protein, which yields MMSFNCLPPTIVFQEVPGEISLCFSITGCKIGCRGCHSTELWNENNGHPLTRERFHQYLAQYAGLISCVLFFGGEWQASQLIEKLKIARQLGLKTCLYSGQTHIDIGISQHLTYLKTGKWAPEKGGLDNPATNQVFFDLSTGRKLNHLFVKSPDIAKSALTPLPERSRPTTSLTKTKGNLYAAA from the coding sequence ATGATGTCATTTAACTGCCTTCCCCCCACTATTGTCTTTCAGGAAGTACCGGGCGAAATCAGCCTGTGTTTTAGTATCACCGGCTGTAAAATCGGCTGCCGCGGTTGCCACAGCACGGAATTATGGAATGAAAACAACGGCCACCCTTTAACCCGGGAGAGGTTTCATCAATACCTGGCACAATATGCGGGCCTGATCAGCTGCGTACTTTTTTTTGGCGGCGAGTGGCAGGCCAGCCAGCTAATAGAAAAACTCAAAATAGCCAGGCAGCTGGGGTTAAAAACCTGCCTGTACTCCGGCCAGACGCATATAGATATAGGTATCAGCCAACACCTGACTTACCTGAAAACCGGCAAATGGGCCCCGGAAAAGGGCGGCCTGGATAATCCGGCAACCAACCAGGTCTTTTTCGATCTCAGCACCGGCAGAAAACTCAATCACTTATTTGTTAAATCACCGGATATCGCCAAGTCCGCTTTAACACCTTTACCCGAAAGATCTCGACCAACAACTTCTTTAACAAAAACAAAAGGAAACCTTTATGCTGCAGCTTAG
- a CDS encoding dodecin, which translates to MSDHHTYKKIEIVGSSKISSDDAIRNAIAQCNKSMRNLDWYEVTESRGHLVNGEIAHFQVTLKVGFRIEEDD; encoded by the coding sequence ATGTCAGATCACCATACCTATAAGAAAATAGAAATTGTCGGCTCATCTAAAATCAGCAGTGATGATGCTATCCGTAATGCCATTGCCCAGTGTAATAAATCCATGCGTAACCTTGACTGGTATGAAGTCACGGAATCCCGGGGACATCTGGTTAATGGCGAAATTGCCCATTTCCAGGTCACGCTTAAGGTGGGGTTCAGGATTGAAGAAGACGATTAA
- a CDS encoding cyclic nucleotide-binding domain-containing protein yields the protein MLPLDKIPLLRLMEIANRLDFFEQFSLDEKKSLLDEKARCYICKKGQHLQKEGEYDNNFFLILSGEVSIKRAKDKTPLGQVHPGEFIGEGSFIANKPRSTSARAETDVILLCLDREKLSQLSVKIREKVKDAIISGMAKRIVKLNDINARYRQHAQPDTTKAMPD from the coding sequence ATGCTGCCACTTGATAAAATCCCGTTGTTGCGTTTAATGGAGATCGCCAACCGCCTGGATTTTTTTGAACAGTTTTCCCTGGATGAAAAAAAGTCCCTGCTGGATGAAAAAGCCCGCTGTTATATCTGCAAAAAAGGACAACACCTGCAAAAAGAAGGTGAATACGACAATAATTTTTTCCTGATTTTATCCGGGGAAGTCAGCATCAAACGCGCCAAGGATAAGACTCCCTTGGGTCAAGTACATCCGGGGGAGTTTATCGGCGAAGGCAGCTTTATCGCCAATAAACCCAGAAGCACTTCCGCCCGGGCAGAAACCGATGTTATTTTGCTGTGCCTGGACCGGGAAAAACTGTCGCAACTATCGGTAAAGATCCGTGAAAAAGTCAAAGATGCCATTATCAGCGGCATGGCCAAACGCATAGTAAAACTCAATGATATCAATGCCAGGTACCGGCAACATGCCCAGCCAGACACGACAAAAGCAATGCCGGACTAA
- the ribA gene encoding GTP cyclohydrolase II encodes MEVRSSLKKQLPYKLLHYVETAKLPTPWGTFAMHGFVEPESGKEHLALSYGQWRKDEPVLMRIHSECLTGDALFSMRCDCGFQLQKALQNIVKNGSGVLLYLRQEGRGIGLLNKIRAYHLQDQGADTVEANERLGFAADLRKYHFCESMLSFLGINEVKLMTNNPRKVKALKKIGINIVERVKLQEGHNRHNHFYLSTKADKLGHMFEVPQNTPMSVEAITKDSG; translated from the coding sequence ATGGAGGTGAGGAGTTCGTTAAAAAAACAGCTCCCCTACAAGCTGCTGCATTATGTTGAAACGGCTAAATTGCCCACCCCCTGGGGAACCTTTGCCATGCATGGTTTTGTCGAGCCCGAGTCGGGTAAAGAGCATCTGGCGCTGAGTTACGGGCAGTGGCGCAAAGATGAGCCGGTATTGATGCGTATCCATTCGGAATGTCTTACCGGCGATGCCCTGTTCAGTATGCGCTGCGATTGCGGTTTTCAGCTGCAAAAAGCCTTACAAAATATTGTTAAAAACGGCAGCGGGGTTTTGCTTTATTTGCGCCAGGAAGGGCGGGGTATAGGTTTGCTCAATAAAATTCGTGCCTATCACCTGCAGGATCAGGGGGCCGATACGGTGGAAGCCAATGAGCGACTGGGCTTTGCCGCTGACCTGCGCAAGTATCATTTTTGCGAGAGTATGCTCAGTTTTCTTGGCATTAATGAAGTGAAACTGATGACCAATAATCCCAGAAAAGTAAAAGCCTTAAAAAAAATCGGCATTAATATCGTTGAACGGGTGAAGTTGCAGGAAGGGCACAACAGGCATAATCATTTTTATCTTTCAACCAAAGCCGATAAGTTGGGTCATATGTTTGAAGTCCCGCAAAATACCCCTATGTCTGTTGAGGCGATAACCAAAGACAGCGGCTGA
- a CDS encoding inosine/guanosine kinase, producing MKFPGRRQHKHYFPVEDKDPLTNQINRNSRLERSYIVGIDQTLVDIEAKVDHAFLEEFNLKRGMSQVIDDEVTHALYQRLKSENLVDYEYAGGTIANTMHNYSVLADDRSVLLGVMSEDIKIGGYAYRFISNTSSRVDLNYLQPINGPIGRCFTLIDDTGERTFALNYGLINRLKPESIDETLIAESSALVISSYLMRTEGEDTMTEAAIKAVECANKHDVPVVLTLGTKFLIEEDPKWWQEFVKKHVDILAMNEEEGLAISGFDDPLLAADAALDWVDLVICTAGAQGLFMAGYVDEEFKRATEHQLLPGKIPDFNRYEFSRAMRYKDCKNPIRAYTHTAPYMGGPESIKNTNGAGDGALSAVLHDICANVYHKLNVDNSSKHRQKALTYSSLSQISKYANRVSYEVLVQHSPRLSRGLPEREDSLEQAYWAL from the coding sequence ATGAAGTTTCCTGGTCGTCGCCAACATAAGCATTATTTTCCCGTTGAAGATAAAGATCCCCTTACTAACCAAATTAACCGCAATTCCCGGCTTGAGCGCAGCTATATTGTCGGTATCGATCAGACCCTGGTAGATATTGAAGCCAAAGTGGATCACGCCTTTCTTGAAGAATTTAATTTAAAAAGAGGTATGTCCCAGGTGATTGATGATGAGGTGACCCACGCCCTTTATCAGCGCTTAAAATCTGAAAATTTGGTGGATTACGAATATGCCGGCGGCACGATTGCCAATACCATGCACAATTATTCCGTGCTTGCTGACGATCGTTCGGTTTTGCTGGGGGTGATGTCGGAAGACATCAAAATCGGCGGTTATGCCTACCGCTTTATCAGCAATACTTCCAGCCGGGTTGATTTGAATTATCTCCAGCCTATCAATGGACCAATCGGCCGCTGCTTTACCTTGATCGATGATACCGGCGAACGGACCTTTGCTCTGAACTATGGTTTGATCAACCGTCTTAAGCCTGAGTCTATTGACGAAACTTTAATTGCAGAGTCTTCGGCTTTAGTGATCAGCTCCTATCTGATGCGCACCGAAGGTGAAGATACCATGACCGAAGCGGCGATAAAGGCGGTGGAATGCGCCAATAAGCACGACGTACCTGTGGTATTAACCTTAGGCACTAAGTTCTTGATTGAAGAAGATCCCAAGTGGTGGCAGGAATTTGTCAAGAAACATGTGGATATCCTGGCAATGAATGAGGAAGAAGGGCTGGCGATTTCCGGCTTTGACGATCCCCTGCTTGCTGCCGATGCGGCTCTGGATTGGGTGGATCTGGTGATTTGTACTGCCGGTGCCCAGGGGCTCTTTATGGCGGGTTATGTTGATGAAGAATTCAAACGGGCCACTGAGCATCAGTTATTGCCGGGGAAAATACCGGACTTTAACCGTTATGAATTTTCCCGGGCGATGCGTTATAAAGATTGTAAAAACCCCATCCGGGCTTATACCCATACCGCGCCCTATATGGGAGGGCCGGAGAGCATTAAAAATACTAATGGTGCCGGAGACGGTGCCTTGTCTGCGGTATTACATGATATATGTGCCAATGTATATCATAAGCTCAATGTTGATAATTCCAGTAAACACAGGCAAAAAGCATTGACCTATTCTTCGCTGTCGCAAATCAGTAAATATGCCAACCGGGTCAGTTATGAAGTGCTGGTACAGCATTCCCCCAGGCTTTCCAGGGGACTGCCGGAAAGGGAAGACAGCCTGGAACAGGCGTACTGGGCGCTATAA
- a CDS encoding ribosome recycling factor family protein, with protein MPDLKPVTLPSFLRRTMKAYALKAHIRGTGSELQRIGRSRNWQLKATRHQLLEIIDIIEQADEQSWLWLASLLKSHREHITHDELLAIARRKPGITVNELLTRADCTLAQARIVIDELEGLD; from the coding sequence TTGCCAGATCTCAAACCCGTAACCTTACCCTCTTTTTTAAGGAGAACAATGAAAGCCTATGCCCTAAAGGCGCATATCAGAGGCACAGGCAGTGAATTGCAGCGTATTGGCCGCTCAAGAAACTGGCAATTAAAGGCAACCCGGCACCAGTTACTGGAAATCATTGACATCATAGAGCAGGCCGACGAGCAAAGCTGGTTATGGCTGGCAAGCTTATTAAAAAGCCACAGAGAACATATCACCCATGATGAGTTGCTGGCTATCGCCAGACGCAAACCCGGGATCACGGTAAATGAATTATTAACCCGGGCAGACTGCACCCTGGCACAGGCAAGAATCGTTATAGATGAACTTGAGGGCCTGGATTAA
- a CDS encoding S8 family peptidase, with translation MKPSVSSTFKSFSIVKIFFVFLCIGAFILLVLKQNAEPVVTQAEVPLAGNSTSPRTQPEPEPARPWEGRSYLVQGDIQELKALLIKANIEIKRELPIISALNVVLNKEQKNWLQRQPQVKRIYIDQRLVLASGSGGLEDIAPQACQQSSMLDSFSANSFSNNDGSLSFDSDWQESDLNSAMLGGALSGNIKIHNQVLEVRGPFNVGTPHIQRDFSVANETYLELGFDLQASVGATADDVMQVFLINDTGDVNILQSFTGDDLTEKRRISIDLTGEHQKYKTLGFRFIQGFTSGESAFFIDNVQLVVDTEHPGNYAKQHAGFTSGGELDGTGVGIAFIDTGLYLGHLNTMAATGATGVGGQTDVNAAEITSGGRQIIRHSVIGTAGSEASYDDQHGHGSHVIGIATGDVAGPNKCVGNLQLGVAPGADVISVRAFDANGMANYGDVIAALDWVLTNRLKYNIRVLNLSFGGKVQSHYWDDPVNQAVMKLWQAGITVVASAGNSGPAPMTITVPANLPYVISVGAVTNNYTKVFAGDDRITRFSSAGPTYEGFIKPELVAPGGHMLSNAVPNSYLSQLYPKFIDQDDDNFMVMSGTSQAAAVVSGAVALLLQQEPGLQPDDIKCRLMHSARLATLDNENLAYSPMRQGAGSLNLAAALADTSYACANQGLNIEADLAGSAHFTGPVRANELGEFFILRNNGNVWHQGSIWNEGTIWNEGSIWNEGSIWNEGSIWNEGSIWNEGSIWNEGSIWNEGSIWNEGSIWNEGFIWNQGFIWNEGSLWNETVLPMTLQQIPDQE, from the coding sequence ATGAAACCAAGTGTATCCAGTACTTTTAAATCTTTTTCTATTGTTAAAATCTTTTTCGTTTTTCTTTGTATTGGTGCTTTTATTTTATTGGTATTGAAACAAAATGCAGAGCCTGTGGTCACTCAGGCTGAGGTGCCTCTGGCTGGTAACTCAACATCACCAAGGACTCAGCCCGAGCCTGAACCCGCCAGGCCCTGGGAGGGAAGGAGTTACCTGGTACAGGGAGATATACAAGAGCTGAAGGCTTTGCTTATAAAGGCAAATATTGAAATAAAGCGGGAGCTGCCTATTATCAGCGCCTTAAATGTTGTGTTGAATAAAGAACAGAAGAACTGGCTGCAGCGTCAGCCGCAAGTAAAACGTATTTATATTGACCAACGCCTGGTATTGGCATCAGGTAGCGGTGGGCTTGAGGATATAGCTCCTCAGGCTTGTCAGCAGTCTTCCATGCTGGACAGTTTTAGTGCCAACTCCTTTAGCAATAATGACGGCTCCCTTTCTTTTGACAGCGACTGGCAGGAGTCAGATCTCAATAGCGCCATGCTCGGCGGCGCCCTCAGTGGCAATATCAAAATCCACAACCAGGTTTTGGAAGTCCGGGGCCCTTTTAATGTCGGCACTCCCCACATCCAGCGGGACTTTAGTGTGGCCAATGAGACCTATTTAGAGCTTGGTTTTGATCTCCAGGCCAGTGTCGGTGCAACGGCTGATGATGTGATGCAGGTTTTCCTGATCAACGACACCGGTGACGTTAATATTTTACAAAGTTTTACCGGAGACGATCTGACAGAAAAGCGCAGGATATCTATCGACTTAACCGGTGAGCATCAAAAGTACAAAACATTAGGTTTTCGTTTTATCCAGGGGTTTACCAGCGGGGAATCGGCGTTTTTTATTGACAATGTCCAGCTGGTGGTGGATACCGAACACCCCGGGAACTATGCCAAACAACATGCCGGCTTTACATCAGGCGGCGAGCTTGACGGCACGGGGGTGGGCATTGCTTTTATCGATACCGGCTTATACCTTGGCCATTTAAATACCATGGCGGCTACCGGTGCGACAGGTGTCGGTGGACAAACGGATGTTAATGCAGCGGAGATCACGTCAGGGGGGAGACAAATTATCCGCCATAGTGTAATTGGTACAGCCGGATCAGAAGCCAGCTATGACGATCAGCATGGCCATGGTTCCCATGTGATAGGTATTGCAACCGGCGATGTGGCCGGACCCAACAAATGTGTTGGCAATTTGCAGCTGGGAGTTGCACCGGGGGCGGATGTGATTAGTGTCAGGGCATTTGATGCCAATGGCATGGCTAATTACGGTGACGTTATTGCCGCGCTTGACTGGGTGTTAACCAACCGGTTGAAATATAATATCAGGGTGTTGAATTTATCTTTTGGTGGCAAGGTGCAGTCCCATTATTGGGATGATCCGGTAAATCAGGCGGTGATGAAACTTTGGCAGGCCGGCATTACGGTTGTCGCTTCCGCAGGAAATTCGGGACCGGCCCCCATGACGATTACCGTGCCCGCAAACCTTCCCTATGTTATCAGTGTCGGGGCAGTTACCAATAATTATACCAAGGTCTTTGCCGGTGATGACAGGATCACCCGTTTTTCCTCCGCAGGTCCGACTTATGAAGGCTTTATTAAACCTGAACTTGTTGCTCCCGGTGGGCATATGTTGTCCAATGCCGTACCTAACAGCTATCTTAGCCAGTTGTATCCGAAATTTATTGATCAGGATGATGACAACTTTATGGTGATGTCGGGGACCAGCCAGGCGGCTGCCGTGGTTAGCGGGGCTGTTGCCTTGTTATTACAGCAAGAGCCGGGTCTGCAGCCGGATGATATTAAATGCCGCCTGATGCACAGTGCCAGGCTGGCGACCTTAGATAACGAAAACCTGGCCTACAGTCCGATGCGTCAGGGAGCCGGTAGTTTGAACCTGGCCGCCGCCCTTGCCGATACCAGTTATGCTTGTGCCAACCAGGGATTAAATATTGAAGCGGACCTGGCCGGCTCTGCCCATTTTACCGGACCGGTGCGTGCGAATGAGTTGGGAGAGTTTTTTATTTTAAGGAATAATGGCAATGTTTGGCATCAGGGCTCTATTTGGAACGAGGGCACTATCTGGAATGAAGGCTCGATCTGGAACGAAGGCTCGATCTGGAACGAAGGTTCGATCTGGAACGAAGGTTCGATCTGGAACGAAGGTTCGATCTGGAACGAGGGCTCGATCTGGAACGAAGGCTCGATTTGGAACGAAGGTTCGATCTGGAATGAAGGCTTTATCTGGAACCAAGGTTTTATCTGGAATGAAGGGTCATTGTGGAATGAGACTGTGCTTCCTATGACTCTGCAGCAGATCCCTGATCAGGAATAA
- a CDS encoding S8 family peptidase has translation MFFSLGKNTLLKIKNNKLLFAFGFLFLLGCGLLFFDTDSDKHFKANQFISYQVEVPIPGETGRESYLIQGNSLEELMAIAAKFKLEVTHRLSSINALAVTMDLATYKALQHQPGIIRMQKNSKTISITGRKGGKGRDKDDDKDDDKDDDKDDDKDDGKGGGKNGGKGSGKNGGKGGGKNGSKGGDKDGGKGGGKNGGKGGGKNGGKGGDKDGGKGDGKGGGKGDGKDENPTPLFLAVVEAENIGGEPFLIFNDNSSSWKVINRAGISFSLSSIELAWPLENGPLMQFSTSNGLLLDTSVLNQTCDTTHWYLTLTPAMLGTDASLAANHTFSYNLSFQNLPSTASEQYKLKLNMAGDGSVKEYIDGQGTLLPNDNSVYRNTFYTGMVNADIIQQQGITGLGVTVAVLDTGLRADPEWSMQYLTHGGNRIKAFYNAIDDTLVDTGQFDLMDAEQGNLLQDGHGHGTHVTSIIARALPELDTNTGNFTGSYNGVAPNVNLVSVKALDSNGQGSYADVIRGIDFVIANKDLYNIRVLNMSLSAGVQSHYWDDFLNQAVMRAWQAGIVVVASAGNTGPDAMTIGVPGNVPYVVTVGAVSDNYSITNNSDDFLATFSATGPTYEGFVKPDLLAPGGHILGYIHPQANIPSNYPAFSDGQGWFMMSGTSQAAAVVSGIAALILEQDPSLTPDEVKCRLVSAGNPALNGLGELAVSVFQQGSGLIDAYEAVYSSATACANQGLDIDADLAGTSHFGGRANQDAQGNYYIDGIEGSGYLWADGYLWADGYLWADGYLWADGYLWADGYLWADGYLWADGYLWADGNVRANGNIQSNVWIDQE, from the coding sequence ATGTTTTTTTCACTTGGTAAAAACACGTTGTTAAAGATTAAAAACAATAAATTACTCTTTGCTTTTGGTTTTCTTTTTCTGCTCGGTTGCGGGCTGCTGTTTTTTGATACCGATTCGGATAAGCATTTTAAAGCGAACCAGTTTATATCTTACCAGGTGGAAGTGCCGATACCCGGGGAAACGGGCAGGGAATCTTATCTTATTCAGGGCAATAGCCTGGAGGAGTTAATGGCTATTGCCGCTAAGTTCAAGCTGGAGGTTACGCACAGGCTCAGCTCGATCAATGCTTTGGCGGTGACTATGGATTTAGCGACCTACAAAGCGTTGCAGCACCAGCCGGGTATTATCCGTATGCAGAAAAATAGCAAAACGATATCTATTACGGGACGTAAAGGTGGCAAAGGCCGTGATAAAGATGATGATAAAGACGACGACAAGGACGACGATAAAGATGATGACAAAGACGACGGCAAAGGCGGTGGCAAAAACGGCGGCAAAGGCAGTGGCAAAAACGGCGGTAAAGGCGGTGGTAAAAATGGCAGCAAAGGCGGTGACAAAGACGGCGGTAAAGGCGGTGGCAAAAACGGCGGTAAAGGCGGTGGCAAAAACGGCGGCAAAGGCGGTGACAAAGACGGCGGTAAAGGTGATGGCAAAGGCGGCGGTAAAGGTGATGGTAAAGATGAAAACCCGACTCCGTTATTTTTGGCGGTAGTCGAGGCAGAGAATATCGGCGGTGAACCGTTTTTAATTTTTAACGATAACAGCAGTAGCTGGAAAGTGATTAACCGTGCAGGTATCAGTTTTTCCTTAAGCTCAATAGAGTTGGCCTGGCCGCTGGAAAACGGTCCATTAATGCAATTTAGTACCAGTAATGGCTTACTGCTGGATACTTCTGTTTTAAATCAAACTTGTGATACCACTCACTGGTACCTGACTTTAACTCCGGCCATGCTTGGCACTGATGCGTCTTTAGCGGCCAACCATACCTTTAGCTATAACCTATCATTTCAGAATTTGCCTTCGACGGCCTCCGAGCAGTATAAGTTAAAATTAAACATGGCTGGCGACGGCTCGGTTAAAGAATATATCGACGGGCAGGGCACTTTACTGCCAAATGATAACAGTGTTTACCGCAATACTTTTTATACGGGTATGGTGAATGCCGATATTATACAGCAGCAGGGCATTACCGGTCTTGGGGTTACAGTAGCCGTACTCGATACCGGCTTGCGTGCAGATCCTGAATGGTCAATGCAATATCTGACGCATGGAGGTAACCGTATTAAGGCTTTTTATAATGCGATAGACGATACCCTGGTTGATACCGGACAGTTTGATCTGATGGATGCCGAGCAAGGGAACCTTTTGCAGGATGGTCACGGACACGGTACCCATGTCACTTCCATCATTGCCCGGGCATTGCCGGAGCTGGATACCAATACCGGTAACTTTACCGGAAGTTATAATGGCGTAGCCCCTAATGTAAACCTGGTTTCGGTGAAAGCCCTCGACAGCAATGGCCAGGGCAGTTATGCCGATGTGATTCGTGGCATTGATTTTGTTATTGCCAACAAGGATTTGTACAATATCCGGGTGTTAAATATGTCACTCAGCGCCGGGGTACAGTCCCATTACTGGGATGATTTTCTTAATCAGGCGGTAATGCGTGCCTGGCAGGCGGGAATTGTTGTGGTAGCTTCTGCCGGGAATACCGGGCCAGATGCCATGACTATAGGCGTACCGGGCAATGTACCTTATGTGGTGACCGTAGGTGCAGTGTCAGATAATTATTCCATTACCAATAATAGTGATGATTTTCTTGCGACTTTTTCCGCAACAGGTCCGACATACGAAGGTTTTGTCAAGCCTGACTTGCTTGCACCCGGCGGCCATATTCTTGGTTATATACATCCGCAGGCTAATATACCGAGTAATTACCCCGCTTTTTCTGATGGGCAGGGCTGGTTTATGATGTCGGGCACTTCGCAGGCTGCGGCAGTGGTTTCGGGGATTGCTGCCCTGATATTGGAGCAGGATCCGAGTTTAACACCCGATGAGGTAAAATGCCGTTTGGTCAGTGCCGGTAACCCTGCATTAAATGGCTTGGGAGAGCTGGCGGTGAGTGTCTTCCAGCAGGGCAGTGGTTTAATCGATGCCTATGAAGCGGTTTATTCCTCGGCGACCGCTTGTGCCAACCAGGGACTGGATATTGATGCCGACCTTGCCGGCACCAGCCATTTTGGCGGTCGCGCCAATCAGGATGCCCAGGGCAACTATTATATTGATGGCATCGAAGGCAGTGGTTATTTATGGGCGGACGGCTATTTGTGGGCAGACGGCTATTTGTGGGCAGACGGCTATTTGTGGGCAGACGGCTATTTGTGGGCAGATGGCTATTTGTGGGCAGACGGTTATCTGTGGGCAGACGGTTATTTGTGGGCCGACGGTAATGTCCGGGCCAATGGCAACATACAGTCTAATGTCTGGATTGATCAGGAGTAA